The following are encoded together in the Culex pipiens pallens isolate TS chromosome 1, TS_CPP_V2, whole genome shotgun sequence genome:
- the LOC120426731 gene encoding uncharacterized protein LOC120426731 yields the protein MNCIVRDKSHKSLKSLKSLKSLKSLKSLKSLKSLKSLKSLKSLKSLKSLKSLKSLKSLKSLKSLKSLKSLKSLKSLKSLKSLKSLKSLKSLKSLKNLKSLKSLKSLKNLKSLKSLKSLKSLKSLKSLKSLNSLKSLKSLKSLKIQESQETKSPHFTV from the exons ATGAATTGTATTGTGAG agacaagagtcACAAGAGTCTCAAGAGTCTCAAGAGTCTCAAGAGTCTCAAGAGTCTCAAGAGTCTCAAGAGTCTCAAGAGTCTCAAGAGTCTCAAGAGTCTCAAGAGTCTCAAGAGTCTCAAGAGTCTCAAGAGTCTCAAGAGTCTCAAGAGTCTCAAGAGTCTCAAGAGTCTCAAGAGTCTCAAGAGTCTCAAGAGTCTCAAGAGTCTCAAGAGTCTCAAGAGTCTCAAGAGTCTCAAGAGTCTCAAGAGTCTCAAGAGTCTCAAGAATCTCAAGAGTCTCAAGAGTCTCAAGAGTCTCAAGAATCTCAAGAGTCTCAAGAGTCTCAAGAGTCTCAAGAGTCTCAAGAGTCTCAAGAGTCTCAAGAGTCTCAATAGTCTCAAGAGTCTCAAGAGTCTCAAGAGTCTCAAGATACAAGAGTCACAAGAGACAAAATCACCTCATTTTACAGTTTAA